Within Aliivibrio fischeri, the genomic segment GTGATTTTATAATTGACACCAAGTGCTTCGGCTTCAATTGAGGCGGCAATACCTGCATCCGTAATTAATAAACTCATTGAGTGACCTCATATTGATAAAGGGTTCGAGTGTGGCTTGCGTTAGCGACTTGAGTGTGAACAGTAATGGTGCTGTTATATATCCACTGAATTTCAGTATGAGGAAGACGCACTTTTTCAAATTCAAACCACGCTTTTTCACACCGCTCATTCGAGGCAAGTGACACATAAATCAAGTTGGGTTTATTTCGTGTATCACTCACCACTCCTTGCCCACCGGAGCTAATAAGTAATGCTTGATAATCACTGAGCTTCCAACCAAATAAGCTTTCATTAAAATCCGTTAACAGTGCCAATTGGATTTCATCATTGGTCACTTTAAAGTCGGCGGCCATCCCTAAAATGGTATTGGTTAGCTCGATATTATCCGCCTCTTGCCAGTAATCCCCTTGAGGCAATAGATTACGGATAGCATCAGCAAAATCGGCTTCACTGTAATCCACAATTAAGTCAGAGGTGTCCATGTCACCTCCCCTAAAACATGAATTTCACTGTCCGCAATAAATTGCTCTTCGGTTGGCTGCTTAACGATGTAATTACTGGTAATAGGGCAATGGCAAGCACTATTTCAGTAGGGGTAATGGACACTTGTTTTGGTGGATTCACCGATTCATCACGTTGCCCCATTTTGTCTTTAAATAATTCCTGAAGTGCCACAATTACATCCGCTCTCACCTGCTCATCTTGAACATTTTGAATTTCAACATCGACCGCTTTATGCGTTGGAATAGCCACTAAAGGGTGGCACCCTGCCAACCGCTCTTTATCAATAAACGTTTGTACCGTTGTGATGACTTCTAAAGATAACGTGGGATCATTTTCTCTCGCACCAATGTAGACTTGAACCATGCCACGCTCAGGCGTGTTATCTAACGCCCATGCAAAATCTACATCAGCATGAGCTGAACGCGCCCAACTTTCATAATCGTCTCGTCGTCCCACTTCTTGACCTTTATTGAAAGCCGTGCAGATTCGTTGACGCCAATGCTCTAACTCTTCAATGTCAGCACCGCCACTAAAACCAAGACAAAGTACATTATCAGGGTTCACCCCATTAATACTTTTTGATAATCGAAGCACCGCGCCACTTGGTAAGTTTCCAGACACACCAGCAATGAGCGCAATCACTTCCACATCTTCATTACTGTACTGAGCTCGAATGGTTTGGTATTCACTGCCTGTAATATCAATAACGATTGAACCTTTAGGAATAGAAACCACACCACCTAATTGTTCAAATTGAATGAAACCTTTAGCGAACGTAGGAAGAAGTCGTTCAACATCATGACGCTCAGCGTGTAAATACAACCAAGGCTCAGATGCAGTTTCAGGATGCAACTCTCGAAAGAGCTGATCTTGATATCCATACTGACCATAACTAACCCCGGCAATGGCGCACGCAATAGCATCAATCGCCGGGTTATGTTGGCCTGTTTTCGCAATTAATGTGGCGGTTGCTCTATCAATTAACGCGCTTAGACTGCGTTGTGTGCTCATGGTGTCACCTCTAATTTTGCCCCATCATTAAGCGTTAATATGACGTTTCTCGATAACTTGCTTGAACCAAGTCTCTTGACCTCAACCGTTACCGATTGCACATGTTTTTCATCAACTAACCAAGCCAACGCCTCTTCATAAAAACGTTTTACTCGTCCAATGGTTTGCTTTGTCATTTTCTCGCGCTTAAGCGTCCAATCACGAGAGCCGATACTTCGAATATACTCATCATTCCAACAACCGCCACGTTCCCTATTCTCCATACGGGCGCGATCATTTTTGGTCGCTTCTGCATGATTCAACACACTTTGAAGTACAGCATGAGTGAGCCCTTCTTTGGTATTTATCGGGGCAGTAATGGCATTCAAATTAAAATACGTCATGACACTTTGTAAGTCCCTGCTGAACTGCCTTTATCAATGATCACTTCTGCATTTTGCGTTCTTTCTTTTACCACGGCTTTTGCAACCGCTTTGGCAAACTTACCAGCCATTGCAAATTCACTATCAAGAACAAAACCTTCAGCTTTAAGCTCTTCTTCTAGAAATGCTTGTAAATCTTTATCATTTGAAGCCATCTTTTATCCTGCCTTTACTTTTTTTGATGCCACAGCATGCGGTGCACCTGAAAAAGCACAACCATCACAATCCCTAACAACACCACCTTCAGCCCATTGAGCTCAATTAGTTGAGCCGTCACAATGGCTTTACCATCGGCCTTTAGCGTGACGTCTTTTTTGGCATTTACCTCAACCGCACCAAGCGATGTAATGGAAATGCCATTTTTCGTAAAATGAACCACATTGCCTTTATCATCCATCATGGCCACTTCACCCTCTTCCAATTCCATTTCATAACGTTCATCTTCGACGCAAAATGAAAAACCTCGGCTCATCACGCCACCAAGAAAAAGAAGGTATGCACGAGAGCCCACTTTAGGGCGACTGACAAAACCATAGTTATGTAACCGTTTAATGCGATCATTGGTTTTGCTCGTAGATGTTTTTATCTGCAACACTTTGGTGTTGGCCCCCGTCACACTACCAATCGCCACCATGTTTTTAATGCGACTCATCAACCGGTTAAACATTCGCTTTCTCCTTAAAGGGTCTAAAGAACTCCACTTTAGTTTCAGCACTGGTTTCGGTTACGGATAAATCCAACGTTTTGACCAACAGCATTTCACTGAAATCTTGTGTTTTATCGATGACTCGGATAGTTCGGTTTATGGCTTGTCCAGTTAACTCAACAAACACATCACCAATGGATGTGGATGCACTCAATCCTTTTGCAATCGCTAAATCTCGCTCATATTCCGCACGTGATTGGCAAGCTTCTGCGGTTTGAAGTTGGTCTGAAATAAAAACCGTTCGTCGCTGAGTATTCGCCGGTGCATAAGTCACGACCGCGTTGGCATCATCCCACTGACCTTGAACTTCAATATGGTAAAATTGCTCAGTGAAATTTTTATCAATCACAAGCTCTTCAATATTTTTACCCACCTCAAGCGCTACTCCATCAAGTGTGGCTTGTGCAGGATTTTCAATCGTAAGTACGCCATCACGCTCAACAAGAATAAAACCTTGCTCTTTAATGAGCTGAGCAAAATTATCAACCGGCGATTCACCATTGATTTGAAATTCTGAAATAGGCACTAATGCACTCTTATCAATAGAGCAGTGAACCCCGAGTCCAAATTCTTTTGCGATGGCATGTAATAAGCGGTCAATGGTTTGGCCGTATTGCGCATCCATCGTAATGCGTGAATCAATCATGTTGGCACTTTTAGAGCGCCCACTTATCGCCATAGAATGTTCACTGCTTGTGGTCGTGTTCGTCGCTCTATCGATCATCCCTGTAAAAATACGTTGGCCATCCAACTTAAATTCAATCGACAATGGACGCTCTATCACCATAACGGGAATGCGACAGTTAAACTCATGCGCTAGCTGCTCGATGGAATAGCGAAGGTTCGCGCTAAAAAATACGGTTGGCTTATTATCAATCAATAAGGTTAACTTCATTTCATCGCCCTCATGGATAACTTGCCATTCATAAATAATGGATGTTTTTGCGGATTCAGCGCCGATATTAATGCAGTATCGGTATATGTTTGGTGAGCTAAAAATAACGCAGGAATATACCGCCCACGTTCAATAAAACGTTGTGCTTCACTGCCCATTTTTACTTTGTTGTATTGCGTTTCTATTCCTTCTTTTAAGCCTGTCAGCGCATAAAACAGTTCAAGACTTTCCAATGTTGAGTTCATCGTTACTTCATTAATTCGTTGTGAAATAGCAACGGTGAGCTGTTTCAAATCACTCATCATGATGCTTGGTTGCCCTTTCGCATTCACAATATCAAATTCCTTTTCCTGCTCTAACGTTGCAACGGTTTTACTCATTTTCACTGCGGCGGTAACCATCTGAACATTGTAGTGAGCACTTGGGGCATTAGGATCAATTGCTGCCAACATGCTGCTTTGTGCAGCCCTTGAATTGTCTATCGCTTCATTTTCAGAATCAGGCTCAGAGCGCACCGCATCAGCAACGCTATCAACGGTTTTACTCAACTGTTCAGCGAATTGCTCAGGGG encodes:
- a CDS encoding phage tail protein encodes the protein MKLTLLIDNKPTVFFSANLRYSIEQLAHEFNCRIPVMVIERPLSIEFKLDGQRIFTGMIDRATNTTTSSEHSMAISGRSKSANMIDSRITMDAQYGQTIDRLLHAIAKEFGLGVHCSIDKSALVPISEFQINGESPVDNFAQLIKEQGFILVERDGVLTIENPAQATLDGVALEVGKNIEELVIDKNFTEQFYHIEVQGQWDDANAVVTYAPANTQRRTVFISDQLQTAEACQSRAEYERDLAIAKGLSASTSIGDVFVELTGQAINRTIRVIDKTQDFSEMLLVKTLDLSVTETSAETKVEFFRPFKEKANV
- a CDS encoding phage GP46 family protein → MTYFNLNAITAPINTKEGLTHAVLQSVLNHAEATKNDRARMENRERGGCWNDEYIRSIGSRDWTLKREKMTKQTIGRVKRFYEEALAWLVDEKHVQSVTVEVKRLGSSKLSRNVILTLNDGAKLEVTP
- a CDS encoding baseplate J/gp47 family protein, with translation MSTQRSLSALIDRATATLIAKTGQHNPAIDAIACAIAGVSYGQYGYQDQLFRELHPETASEPWLYLHAERHDVERLLPTFAKGFIQFEQLGGVVSIPKGSIVIDITGSEYQTIRAQYSNEDVEVIALIAGVSGNLPSGAVLRLSKSINGVNPDNVLCLGFSGGADIEELEHWRQRICTAFNKGQEVGRRDDYESWARSAHADVDFAWALDNTPERGMVQVYIGARENDPTLSLEVITTVQTFIDKERLAGCHPLVAIPTHKAVDVEIQNVQDEQVRADVIVALQELFKDKMGQRDESVNPPKQVSITPTEIVLAIALLPVITSLSSQPKSNLLRTVKFMF
- a CDS encoding phage baseplate assembly protein — translated: MFNRLMSRIKNMVAIGSVTGANTKVLQIKTSTSKTNDRIKRLHNYGFVSRPKVGSRAYLLFLGGVMSRGFSFCVEDERYEMELEEGEVAMMDDKGNVVHFTKNGISITSLGAVEVNAKKDVTLKADGKAIVTAQLIELNGLKVVLLGIVMVVLFQVHRMLWHQKK